One part of the Hippopotamus amphibius kiboko isolate mHipAmp2 chromosome 14, mHipAmp2.hap2, whole genome shotgun sequence genome encodes these proteins:
- the LOC130836011 gene encoding mediator of RNA polymerase II transcription subunit 26-like, translating to MTGAPPSPQQSRDRLLQAIDPQSNIRNMVAVQEVISSLEKYLITKEALEETRLGKLINDVCKKTKNEELAKRAKKLLRSWQKLTEPVHQNEAALQGLAGATSSANGGAHNCRPEAGVAGPPKGIHDLKNRNDIQRLPGQRLDRLGSRKHWGDQRDLGHPGPPPKVSKVSHDSLVPNSSPFPTNGISGSPESFPGPLDGSAHVGPEGSHLEHGENDKHSGKIPVKAVRPHTSSLGLGKPPGPFLQTKGQAVLQQLDRVDETPGPPHPKGPPRCSFSPRNSRHEGSFARQRSPYTYKGSVPTPSPRPQSLDATQVLSPLPLAQPSTPPVRRLELLPSAESLVRWLEQPEGPQRRAGSGCKPGLPPAEPLLPRAGFSPDSSKADSDAASSGGSDSRKKRYRPRDYTVNLDGQVAEAGVKPVGLKERKLTFDPMTRQIKKEPVRADSPVHTEQPRTELDKPEAKASLQSPFEQTNWKELLRNEIIQSYLSRQSSLLSSSGAQTPGAHHFMSEYLKQEERTRRGARKPHVLVPHGPPTDLPGLSREVTRDDLDRIQAHQWPGVNWCQDPQGNWYDWTQCISLDPHATTAG from the coding sequence ATGACAGGGGCTCCGCCGTCTCCGCAGCAGAGCAGGGACCGACTGCTGCAGGCCATCGACCCCCAGAGCAACATCCGGAACATGGTGGCGGTGCAGGAAGTCATCTCCAGCCTGGAGAAATACCTCATTACCAAAGAGGCACTGGAGGAAACCCGTCTTGGGAAGCTCATCAACGATGTCTGCAAGAAGACAAAGAATGAGGAGCTCGCCAAGCGGGCTAAGAAGCTGCTGCGGAGCTGGCAGAAGCtcactgagcccgtgcaccagaaTGAGGCTGCACTGCAGGGGCTGGCGGGTGCCACCAGCTCGGCCAATGGGGGTGCCCATAACTGCCGGCCGGAGGCAGGGGTGGCCGGCCCGCCTAAGGGCATCCATGACCTGAAGAACCGTAATGACATCCAGAGGCTGCCCGGGCAGCGGCTGGACAGGCTGGGCAGCCGCAAGCACTGGGGGGACCAGCGCGACCTCGGTCACCCTGGGCCACCTCCCAAGGTCTCCAAAGTGAGCCATGACTCTCTGGTACCCAACTCGTCCCCCTTCCCCACCAACGGGATCAGCGGCAGCCCCGAGAGCTTCCCTGGCCCCCTGGATGGCAGTGCGCACGTGGGCCCCGAGGGCAGCCACCTGGAGCACGGCGAGAATGACAAGCACAGTGGTAAGATCCCCGTCAAAGCCGTGAGGCCGCACACCAGCTCCCTGGGCCTGGGCAAGCCCCCCGGGCCCTTCTTGCAGACAAAGGGCCAAGCGGTGCTGCAGCAGCTGGACAGGGTGGACGAGACTCCAGGTCCCCCTCACCCCAAAGGGCCGCCTCGCTGCTCTTTCAGTCCCCGGAACTCACGGCACGAGGGCTCCTTTGCCCGGCAGCGGAGCCCATACACGTACAAGGGCTCTGTCCCCACTCCCTCACCTCGGCCCCAGTCACTCGATGCCACGCAGGTGCTGTCACCGCTTCCGCTGGCCCAGCCATCCACGCCCCCCGTGCGGCGACTCGAGCTGCTGCCCAGCGCAGAGAGCCTGGTGCGCTGGCTGGAGCAGCCCGAGGGCCCCCAGCGGCGCGCGGGGTCGGGCTGCAAGCCAGGGCTGCCACCAGCCGAGCCCCTCCTGCCCCGGGCAGGCTTCTCCCCGGACTCCTCCAAGGCGGACAGTGATGCTGCCTCCTCCGGTGGCTCGGACAGCAGAAAGAAGAGGTACCGGCCTCGCGACTACACGGTTAACTTGGACGGGCAGGTGGCCGAGGCGGGTGTCAAACCTGTCGGGTTAAAAGAGCGGAAGCTCACCTTTGACCCCATGACGAGACAGATCAAGAAAGAGCCAGTGCGGGCTGACAGCCCTGTGCACACGGAGCAGCCCAGGACAGAGCTGGACAAGCCCGAGGCCAAGGCCAGCCTCCAGAGCCCTTTTGAACAGACGAACTGGAAGGAGCTGTTGCGCAACGAGATCATCCAGTCCTACCTGAGCCGGCAGAGCAGCCTGCTCTCGTCCTCGGGCGCGCAGACCCCGGGTGCTCACCACTTCATGTCCGAGTACCTGAAGCAGGAGGAGCGCACTCGGCGCGGGGCCCGGAAGCCGCACGTGCTGGTGCCTCACGGCCCACCCACGGACCTCCCAGGGCTGAGCCGCGAGGTCACGCGGGACGATCTGGACAGAATCCAGGCCCATCAGTGGCCAGGGGTGAACTGGTGTCAGGACCCACAGGGTAACTGGTATGACTGGACGCAGTGCATATCGCTCGACCCGCACGCGACGACGGCCGGTTGA